The following proteins come from a genomic window of Peromyscus eremicus chromosome 23, PerEre_H2_v1, whole genome shotgun sequence:
- the Bhlha15 gene encoding class A basic helix-loop-helix protein 15, which produces MKTKNRPPRRRTPMQDTEATPGEQTPDRPQSGSGGSELTKGLRSRTARAGGARAEVSHRRQGSGGRRENSVQRRLESNERERQRMHKLNNAFQALREVIPHVRADKKLSKIETLTLAKNYIKSLTATILTMSSSRLPGLEGPGPAPGPKLYQHYHHQQQQQQQQQQVAGAMLGATEDQPQGHLQRYSTQIHSFREGS; this is translated from the coding sequence atgaagaccAAGAACCGACCTCCTCGGCGCCGGACACCCATGCAGGACACAGAAGCCACCCCAGGAGAGCAGACCCCCGACAGACCCCAGTCGGGCTCAGGGGGGTCGGAGCTGACAAAGGGTCTTCGGAGTAGGACGGCCCGCGCAGGCGGAGCCCGAGCAGAGGTCAGCCACCGGCGACAAGGGTCTGGTGGCCGCAGGGAGAACAGTGTTCAGAGGCGGCTGGAGAGCAATGAGCGGGAAAGACAGCGGATGCATAAACTCAACAACGCCTTCCAAGCACTGCGTGAGGTCATCCCGCATGTGCGGGCCGACAAGAAACTCTCCAAGATCGAGACGCTCACGCTGGCCAAGAACTATATCAAGTCACTGACCGCCACCATACTCACTATGTCCAGCAGCCGCCTCCCGGGGCTGGAGGGGCCGGGGCCTGCACCAGGCCCTAAACTCTATCAGCACTAccatcaccagcagcagcagcagcagcagcagcagcaggtggctGGGGCTATGCTAGGCGCCACCGAGGACCAGCCCCAAGGTCACCTGCAACGGTACTCTACACAGATTCACAGCTTCAGGGAGGGGAGCTAG